The DNA sequence GCCTGTAATTTTTTTGTTTATATCTATAGGTATAGGTGTTTCTGTAGCAGGTACTTCAATATTATCTCAATTAGTTGGAGCATCAAAATACGATGAAGCAGATGAATATGCTAGTCAATTAATTGCAATTTCTTTAATCATTTCTATTTTTTTTGCTATCGCGGGTTATTTGCTAAGTCCCTTTATTATAAAATTAATGGGGGGAACTGGAGATTTAGCTGAATACGGTAATACTTATTTACGTATTTCTTTTTTAGGATTTCCTTTTGTATTTATCTTTTTTAATTTTAACTCTATTATGAATGCACAAGGTAATACTTTAGCTCCAACAATACTTAGTGGGATTAGTGCTATTCTAAATGTTATATTGGATCCTATCTTTATATTTAATTTGAATATGGGAGTAGCAGGCGCAGCTATAGCAACAATAATATCTCAAGCCGTACTTGCTGTTTTCGGTATAATATATATATTAAAATTTTCAACTAGTGAAATTAGACCAAACTTTAAAGATTTTAAATTTAATAAAGCTATTGTAAATAAAATAATTAAGGTAGGATTGCCAGCAAGTATCGGGCAATCAGGTGCGGCCTTAGGTTTTGTTGTTTTAAATAGTTTTATAGCCTCTTATGGTACATCAACTATGGCTGCTTTCGGAATGGTTAATAGAATAACTTCTTTAATAATGCAACCGCCTATGGGTATAGGTGCAGCTCTCACATCGATAATAGGTCAAAATTTAGGTGCTGAACAGGGAGTAAGAGCAAAGGAAGCCTTTAAAAAATCTTCTATAATAGTATTGTCAGTTTCTATAGTAGGTTGTATTTTTATGTTATTGAGGGATAAAGAAATTATAAATTTTTTCATTAGAACTAAAGATGATCCAGAGGTAATAAAACAAGGTATTAGTTATTTAAGATATATATCATACTCAATGCCATTAATGGGGATGTTTAGTATATTCCAGGGTGTTTTTCAGGGTTCAGGCCACACTAAATATTCAATGGCAATGGCTGTTGGAAGGCTTTGGTTTATTAGAATTCCTATGATATTAATCTTTAAACATTTTTCTAATTGGGGTCCTACTGGAATATGGTTTTCTATGAGCTTTAGCAATTTATTAATATGTATATATGGTTATGTTGTATACAAAACAAAGGATTGGGAAAGCAAAATTATAGAAGTGGAAAATACAATGTAATATATTCTATATTATATATAAAATGTACAATTAAAAGCCCTGGAAACCAGGACTTTTAATTATACATGTACGTCTAAATCTTTCCAAATAGTATTAAAATAATGTCTGAATTCTGGTGCTTCTCTACATTTCATAGGTGTCCGTACTTTATTTGGACAAGTTAATTCTATAGGAATAATATGCTTTATTGTTGCTGGACGTTTCGATAAAATAACAATTCGATCAGCCATAGATATAGCTTCTGCTATATCATGTGTTACCATTAGAGCAGTCTTTTTTTCTTCTTTTAGAATAACACCGATTTCATCAGCTATTGCTAATCTAGTCTGATAATCAAGGGCAGAAAAAGGCT is a window from the Tissierellales bacterium genome containing:
- a CDS encoding MATE family efflux transporter → MKEQERKKLILNGDMYKVILTLSLPLMVNNLIQTLYNLVDGIWVSKLGSVQFASTSFVWPVIFLFISIGIGVSVAGTSILSQLVGASKYDEADEYASQLIAISLIISIFFAIAGYLLSPFIIKLMGGTGDLAEYGNTYLRISFLGFPFVFIFFNFNSIMNAQGNTLAPTILSGISAILNVILDPIFIFNLNMGVAGAAIATIISQAVLAVFGIIYILKFSTSEIRPNFKDFKFNKAIVNKIIKVGLPASIGQSGAALGFVVLNSFIASYGTSTMAAFGMVNRITSLIMQPPMGIGAALTSIIGQNLGAEQGVRAKEAFKKSSIIVLSVSIVGCIFMLLRDKEIINFFIRTKDDPEVIKQGISYLRYISYSMPLMGMFSIFQGVFQGSGHTKYSMAMAVGRLWFIRIPMILIFKHFSNWGPTGIWFSMSFSNLLICIYGYVVYKTKDWESKIIEVENTM